In one Arachis duranensis cultivar V14167 chromosome 9, aradu.V14167.gnm2.J7QH, whole genome shotgun sequence genomic region, the following are encoded:
- the LOC107466674 gene encoding SHUGOSHIN 2 → MEGGISVHSDSESCRGDGVVVGAGQKTKRGKVVKGDSVSVGAGVGGAQKTMLADITNMQQQQQQQRCEKLIKQPEKQQSVPLGEAEVSTEQLLKENATLRKLLASRNTIIESCKAELEKSRSNFQNLRKQNAELALTNSQMLAELNSSRQRLRELQLELGGKNGILKAMKLELTAKEKTEKLHESIGNEVAAAQIKQPNQSFQEESKEDNLCHAKRRRVSKSQSAAPAVAKQLTSKEKIENRRYSMRRESVKLKGEKLEPAEDNFSEETMANENERTSLGSNVNQEQAREDTSSSGPTNSEQVNAKKNIEKKRKSMRRQSGRFKPLNPEATEDSFEVDDAKFAVSHLSDNVSDKSAPMTSSETSPQENKETCTSNPWETRRSSVGRPMRQTVGKVVSYKEIPVNMKMRRPK, encoded by the exons ATGGAAGGTGGCATCTCCGTCCATTCAGATTCAGAGTCATGTCGTGGTGATGGTGTTGTTGTTGGAGCCG GTCAGAAAACAAAGAGAGGCAAAGTGGTAAAGGGAGATTCGGTTTCTGTGGGAGCGGGAGTTGGAGGTGCCCAGAAGACAATGCTAGCTGACATAACTAACAtgcagcagcagcaacaacaacagagGTGTGAAAAGCTGATAAAGCAGCCGGAGAAACAGCAGTCTGTGCCACTTGGTGAAGCTGAAGTCTCTACTGAACAGCTTCTTAAG GAAAATGCAACATTGAGGAAGCTTCTAGCTAGCAGAAA TACAATTATAGAATCATGCAAAGCAGAGCTAGAAAAGTCTCGTAGCAATTTTCAGAATCTACGGAAACAAAATGCGGAACTTGCCCTGACAAATAGTCAAATGCTGGCG GAACTTAACTCTAGTAGACAGAGG CTAAGGGAACTTCAGCTTGAACTAGGAGGCAAAAATGGCATTCTAAAAGCTATGAAATTAGAATTGACG GCAaaagagaaaacagaaaagTTGCATGAAAGTATTGGAAATGAG GTTGCAGCAGCTCAGATTAAGCAGCCAAATCAATCATTTCAAGAAGAGAGCAAGGAAGATAATCTTTGCCATGCAAAAAGGAGGAGAGTTTCCAAATCTCAAT CTGCTGCACCTGCTGTTGCTAAACAATTAACATCCAAAGAAAAGATTGAGAACCGGAG GTATTCTATGAGAAGGGAATCTGTGAAGTTGAAAGGTGAGAAACTTGAACCAGCTGAAGACAATTTCTCTGAAGAAACTATGGCAAATGAAAATGAACGAACATCACTTGGATCCAATGTTAACCAAGAACAAGCTAGAGAAGATACTTCAT CTTCAGGACCAACTAACTCTGAACAAGTTAATGCCAAAAAGAATATCGAAAAGAAAAG GAAAAGTATGAGAAGGCAATCTGGAAGGTTTAAGCCCTTAAATCCAGAAGCAACTGAAGATTCTTTTGAGGTTGATGATGCTAAATTTGCTGTCTCCCATTTATCTGATAATGTGTCAGATAAAAGTGCTCCAATGACATCAAGTGAAACTTCTCcacaagaaaacaaagaaacctGTACATCTAATCCTTGGGAAACTAGAAGATCTTCTGTTGGGCGTCCGATGCGTCAAACAGTTGGGAAGGTTGTCTCATACAAGGAAATTCCGGTAAATATGAAGATGCGTAGACCTAAATGA